Proteins found in one Terribacillus sp. DMT04 genomic segment:
- the fni gene encoding type 2 isopentenyl-diphosphate Delta-isomerase, producing MTEGQSIHNRKDEHIHITLNEQVQGKGISTGFERYRFEHQALPEISFKSIDTSTVFLGKQVKVPFLISSMTGGTPRAHEINRHLAKAAQAKGWALGLGSSRVALENKEAAASFQLREEAPSIPIFANIGAVQLNYGYAAAECEQIIQITGADAIVLHLNSMQEIFQDEGDTDFSGLLSKISKVTEKLSVPVGVKEVGFGIAPDTCSQLIEAGVQFIDTAGAGGTSWIEVEKYRSQDPIKQNAASAFLDWGIPTAVCVEQLSKLSTPPACLIASGGITNGAEAAKAIALGANMAGFGRSILPEAVQSADMLMERFEQLELELRISMLGIGAQSISALQHTDRLIRRNA from the coding sequence ATGACAGAAGGACAATCCATACATAATCGAAAAGATGAACATATACATATTACGTTAAATGAACAGGTTCAGGGAAAAGGGATTTCTACTGGATTTGAAAGGTATCGATTTGAGCATCAAGCATTGCCTGAGATCAGTTTTAAATCGATCGACACGTCGACAGTGTTTCTTGGCAAGCAAGTGAAAGTACCTTTTTTGATTAGCAGCATGACAGGGGGGACTCCGCGTGCTCATGAAATCAATCGCCATTTAGCCAAAGCTGCACAAGCAAAGGGTTGGGCGCTCGGACTTGGCTCCAGCCGCGTAGCATTGGAAAATAAAGAGGCAGCTGCCAGTTTTCAATTGCGTGAGGAAGCACCGTCTATTCCAATATTTGCTAATATTGGCGCCGTACAGCTGAATTATGGATACGCCGCTGCCGAATGTGAGCAGATCATCCAGATCACAGGAGCTGATGCTATTGTATTGCACTTGAACAGTATGCAAGAAATTTTCCAGGATGAAGGAGACACAGACTTTAGCGGCTTGTTAAGTAAAATTAGCAAAGTAACTGAGAAGTTGTCTGTGCCCGTTGGTGTGAAAGAAGTAGGGTTTGGTATTGCTCCCGATACGTGTTCGCAATTGATTGAAGCCGGGGTACAATTCATAGATACAGCAGGGGCAGGAGGCACTTCATGGATTGAAGTGGAGAAGTACCGTTCCCAAGACCCCATTAAGCAAAATGCGGCTTCTGCGTTCCTGGATTGGGGCATTCCTACAGCTGTTTGCGTCGAACAGCTTAGTAAGTTGTCCACACCGCCAGCATGTTTAATCGCAAGCGGCGGTATTACAAATGGTGCAGAGGCAGCAAAAGCGATAGCTCTTGGAGCCAACATGGCAGGATTTGGACGTTCAATCTTGCCGGAAGCTGTACAATCAGCGGATATGCTGATGGAACGATTCGAACAGCTGGAACTTGAACTGCGTATCAGTATGTTAGGTATTGGAGCCCAATCTATATCTGCACTGCAACATACGGATAGATTAATTAGAAGAAACGCCTGA
- a CDS encoding NAD(P)/FAD-dependent oxidoreductase, with translation MRRAIIIGGGLGGLTASIYLAYAGWQVQLLEKNKTLGGKLQQVNAAGFHFDLGPSTITMKHIFEQVFQDTGRKAGDYLNFYPITPIGKNFFPDGSVVELTADVEVMQEQIASYSKADAKAYPAFLAESKRLFQMSEEAFLEKPLFLWEEKLQPQLLCDFARIRPLQTFQSLLRRYFRHPNTRRLFGRYATYIGSSPYQAPSIFAMLAFLETGKGVYGITGGTYQLVEAFEKLAAELGVHIQKETDVTSIQVNHGAVTGVTTTKGNYPCDTLIGNGDAISLYSGLVDASDRPHVSDTKLKKLEPSLSGFTMLLGVKKQYSQLAHHNVFFPEDYQAEFSSIFKDKQYVKDPALYICFSGADDPDLAPTGMSNLFVLANAPYLTGINQLQDKQQYKRKLIQQLETNGLTALSNEIIYEEVQTPKDLAVRTRAYRGAIYGMSSNSFEQAFFRISNKDKHIKGLWFAGGSTHPGGGTPMVTLSGKMTAQAIIKG, from the coding sequence ATGAGACGTGCTATTATCATCGGAGGAGGATTGGGCGGCCTTACTGCCAGCATTTATCTTGCGTATGCAGGCTGGCAAGTCCAACTCCTGGAGAAAAACAAAACACTCGGTGGAAAACTGCAGCAAGTCAATGCGGCGGGGTTTCATTTTGATTTAGGTCCAAGTACGATTACAATGAAACATATATTTGAACAAGTTTTTCAAGATACAGGGCGTAAAGCCGGTGACTATCTTAATTTTTATCCGATTACACCAATCGGGAAGAATTTCTTTCCGGATGGGTCGGTTGTGGAGTTGACAGCTGACGTGGAAGTGATGCAGGAGCAAATTGCTTCTTACAGCAAAGCAGACGCCAAAGCGTACCCAGCTTTCTTAGCGGAAAGTAAAAGGCTGTTCCAAATGTCAGAAGAGGCATTTCTCGAAAAGCCGCTATTTCTTTGGGAAGAAAAGCTGCAGCCGCAACTGCTGTGTGATTTCGCTCGCATCCGGCCTTTGCAAACATTTCAGTCTTTGCTGCGCCGTTACTTTCGTCATCCGAATACGCGGAGGCTTTTCGGCAGGTATGCGACTTATATTGGTTCCTCTCCTTATCAGGCACCTTCTATATTTGCGATGCTCGCTTTTCTGGAAACTGGAAAAGGTGTATATGGCATAACAGGCGGCACTTATCAACTCGTCGAAGCATTTGAAAAACTTGCTGCTGAGTTAGGCGTACACATTCAAAAAGAGACAGATGTGACGAGTATTCAGGTTAACCATGGTGCTGTAACCGGCGTGACGACAACCAAAGGTAATTACCCCTGTGATACGTTAATTGGCAATGGCGATGCAATCAGCTTATATAGCGGACTTGTGGATGCATCAGATCGGCCGCATGTTTCAGATACGAAACTAAAGAAATTAGAGCCTTCTTTATCAGGTTTTACGATGCTTCTTGGTGTGAAAAAGCAATACAGTCAATTAGCGCATCATAATGTATTCTTCCCAGAAGATTACCAAGCGGAATTTTCTTCAATTTTTAAAGACAAGCAATATGTGAAGGATCCAGCTTTGTATATTTGTTTCTCAGGAGCAGATGACCCAGATCTTGCACCAACCGGTATGAGTAATCTGTTTGTGCTGGCCAATGCGCCGTACCTGACAGGCATCAATCAATTACAGGATAAACAACAGTACAAAAGAAAGCTCATCCAGCAGCTTGAAACGAATGGGCTTACCGCGCTGTCAAACGAAATTATCTACGAGGAAGTGCAAACACCGAAAGATTTAGCCGTTCGTACTCGCGCATACAGAGGTGCTATTTACGGGATGAGTTCAAACAGCTTTGAGCAGGCATTTTTCCGGATCAGCAATAAAGACAAGCATATTAAAGGTTTATGGTTTGCCGGTGGATCAACGCATCCAGGAGGCGGCACACCAATGGTCACATTGAGCGGAAAGATGACGGCACAAGCCATTATAAAAGGATAG
- a CDS encoding lysophospholipid acyltransferase family protein, producing MIQAEKKRWFIELFAAYQKYYLLPRHFDRVEATGVVQSPVKPAIFIANHSSWWDGLLVFQATERLLKGNHYMMMAQKGMEEHRFFRKLGAFSVDKQKIRDVLISLHYARQLLESGNHVWLFPQGEILHQDKRPYLFQTGIGYLLQQSDCPVVPVTLHYYFGEKKKPSAALHFGEPITEDWQNMTRDSISMYLSKILEDQADMQKQTIIGGSNTHPQAQIS from the coding sequence TTGATTCAGGCAGAAAAAAAGCGTTGGTTCATTGAATTATTCGCTGCATATCAAAAATATTATTTACTTCCTAGGCATTTTGACCGCGTAGAAGCGACTGGAGTTGTACAGTCACCCGTCAAACCTGCCATTTTTATTGCGAATCATAGTTCGTGGTGGGATGGCTTGTTGGTCTTCCAAGCTACGGAAAGGCTTCTCAAAGGGAATCATTATATGATGATGGCACAGAAAGGGATGGAAGAGCACCGTTTTTTTCGGAAGTTAGGCGCTTTTTCAGTAGATAAACAAAAAATACGTGATGTCCTTATCTCGCTGCACTATGCGCGACAGCTGCTTGAGAGTGGCAATCATGTCTGGCTGTTTCCGCAAGGTGAGATTCTGCATCAAGACAAGCGCCCTTATCTGTTTCAAACGGGTATTGGCTATCTGCTGCAGCAATCGGACTGCCCAGTTGTTCCTGTGACGCTTCATTATTATTTTGGGGAAAAGAAAAAACCAAGTGCAGCACTCCATTTCGGTGAGCCAATTACAGAAGACTGGCAAAATATGACGAGAGACAGCATTAGTATGTATTTATCCAAAATACTGGAAGATCAAGCGGATATGCAAAAACAGACGATCATCGGCGGATCCAATACACATCCGCAAGCGCAAATCAGCTAA
- the gpsB gene encoding cell division regulator GpsB yields MALANIQLTQKDIFEKNFKTGMRGYNQDEVDEYLDKIIQDYETFQKEIDRLKSENERLRQQQSGEGRQSRSILQQKEQTPQQPAPVRETQTNHQVNYDILKRLSNLEKAVFGKKFAENDV; encoded by the coding sequence ATGGCTTTGGCAAATATCCAACTAACACAAAAAGATATTTTTGAAAAAAACTTCAAAACCGGCATGCGCGGTTATAATCAAGATGAAGTTGACGAGTACTTGGACAAGATCATTCAAGATTATGAGACATTCCAAAAAGAAATCGATCGCTTAAAAAGTGAAAATGAACGACTGAGACAGCAGCAGTCGGGAGAGGGCAGACAATCCCGGTCCATCTTGCAGCAAAAGGAACAAACACCGCAGCAACCTGCTCCTGTACGAGAAACGCAGACGAATCACCAAGTCAATTATGATATTTTGAAACGTTTATCTAACTTGGAGAAAGCAGTATTTGGCAAGAAATTCGCTGAAAACGATGTTTGA
- a CDS encoding SLOG family protein, which yields MKKLYVTGYKHYEMGIFKMNDPRVHYVKETIRDKLLGLMEIGLEWVLLSGQTGIELWAGQIVLDLKEADYDIQLAVIPPFDNQDARWSEELQEAYQELIMLADFYQPIYEGDYKGAHQFKARDKWMLSKTDAALVMYDENQTGSVDFFLKEAQRYKDSHDYEIYYMTALDLQDTVEREQMNDPSYWNQT from the coding sequence ATGAAGAAATTATACGTCACAGGATACAAGCATTATGAAATGGGAATCTTTAAGATGAACGACCCTCGTGTCCACTATGTGAAAGAAACAATACGAGACAAGCTGCTCGGATTAATGGAAATCGGTTTGGAATGGGTGCTTTTATCCGGACAAACTGGTATCGAGTTATGGGCAGGGCAAATCGTGCTTGATTTAAAGGAAGCAGATTATGATATCCAGCTGGCGGTTATCCCGCCGTTTGATAACCAAGATGCACGCTGGTCAGAGGAACTGCAGGAAGCATATCAGGAACTGATTATGCTGGCGGACTTTTATCAGCCAATTTACGAAGGCGACTATAAGGGAGCTCACCAATTTAAAGCGCGGGATAAATGGATGTTATCCAAAACCGATGCGGCGCTCGTGATGTATGATGAAAATCAAACAGGCAGCGTGGACTTCTTTCTGAAGGAAGCGCAGCGTTATAAAGATTCACATGACTATGAGATTTATTATATGACTGCACTGGACTTACAGGACACGGTGGAGCGAGAACAGATGAATGATCCATCTTATTGGAACCAGACGTGA
- a CDS encoding DUF6123 family protein: MVNKQSLACFLDDLWAKGFKLTDEDIQFIYFGKNFANASDWKVIFAVQVTLRFQHAFDGSFYLSVLDLMKEDNVQTKKQAEELLANKGLHLQSH; the protein is encoded by the coding sequence ATGGTGAATAAACAAAGTTTGGCCTGTTTTCTGGATGATTTATGGGCGAAGGGTTTTAAATTAACAGATGAAGACATTCAATTTATTTACTTTGGCAAAAACTTTGCTAATGCATCTGATTGGAAAGTTATTTTTGCTGTCCAGGTAACGCTGCGGTTTCAACACGCGTTTGATGGCAGTTTCTATCTGAGTGTATTGGATTTAATGAAGGAAGACAATGTACAAACAAAAAAACAAGCAGAAGAACTGCTTGCTAATAAAGGATTACATCTTCAATCTCATTGA
- a CDS encoding queuosine precursor transporter yields the protein MNNEILWIVFAVINFILLLVMYRLFGRLGLFVWVGMATVVANIQVTKTIELFGLTATMGNIMFGTIFLASDILNENYGKKAARKVVGLGFASLITMTLIMQGVLLFDPAESDFAQGSLSTIFGFIPRITLGSLLAFGISQYLDVWLYALIKRLLPDDKYLWVRNNGSTMFSQLIDTLVFCTIAFAGVYEWSVWIEIFISTYVLKFIVSIISTPFLYGAKRMSRKIED from the coding sequence TTGAACAACGAAATATTATGGATTGTATTTGCAGTTATAAATTTTATTCTGCTGTTAGTCATGTATCGTTTGTTCGGACGACTTGGATTGTTCGTATGGGTCGGGATGGCGACAGTTGTGGCAAATATACAGGTAACGAAAACCATTGAACTATTCGGTTTAACAGCAACGATGGGTAACATTATGTTCGGGACAATCTTTTTAGCGTCTGATATACTGAATGAAAACTATGGCAAGAAAGCAGCCAGAAAAGTAGTTGGACTCGGGTTCGCTAGTTTGATCACGATGACGCTGATTATGCAAGGTGTGCTTTTGTTTGACCCAGCAGAGAGCGACTTTGCCCAAGGATCCCTCAGCACCATATTTGGTTTTATTCCCCGCATTACACTTGGAAGCTTGCTTGCATTTGGAATTAGTCAATATTTAGATGTATGGCTCTATGCGCTCATTAAGCGTCTGCTTCCAGATGACAAATACTTGTGGGTGCGGAATAACGGCAGTACGATGTTCAGTCAGCTGATAGATACACTTGTCTTTTGTACGATTGCATTTGCAGGCGTATATGAATGGTCTGTGTGGATTGAGATATTCATTTCGACTTATGTATTAAAATTCATTGTCAGCATTATCTCCACGCCGTTTTTATACGGAGCAAAGCGTATGTCTCGTAAAATAGAAGATTAG
- a CDS encoding carotenoid biosynthesis protein — MIYRIFTIWLLIGLLLLLFWELPEWLYFANSIFMILYAAAVLAEGYPYFFQKTAISKSLFILGSIGVTTLLIEALSVYSGFPFGEYRYTPMLGLPILNVPFTIAIAWVGFIVNSTMISTQKNKWLRALETGTWVVLIDLILDPVALAWDFWQWNEGGFYYGIPATNFITWFILAAVLSLLLPLQKDKAANHASFRLLQLMFLFFGLLALKKGFVIVAGLAIVFVLITQGRKVIDSGRKKALVH; from the coding sequence GTGATTTATCGCATTTTTACTATTTGGCTGCTGATCGGTCTCTTATTGCTTTTGTTCTGGGAACTTCCAGAATGGTTATATTTTGCAAATAGTATTTTTATGATTTTATATGCGGCGGCAGTGTTAGCAGAAGGGTATCCTTATTTTTTCCAGAAGACTGCCATAAGCAAGTCACTTTTCATTCTAGGTTCAATAGGTGTAACGACGTTGTTAATCGAAGCATTAAGTGTTTATAGCGGATTTCCTTTTGGTGAGTATAGGTATACGCCCATGCTGGGGCTCCCTATTCTGAATGTGCCATTTACGATTGCCATAGCTTGGGTAGGATTCATTGTGAACAGCACGATGATCAGCACACAGAAAAATAAATGGCTTCGGGCTTTAGAGACTGGCACATGGGTAGTGCTCATTGATTTAATACTGGACCCGGTTGCACTAGCATGGGATTTCTGGCAGTGGAATGAAGGCGGATTTTATTATGGAATTCCGGCAACCAATTTTATAACATGGTTCATACTGGCGGCAGTATTGTCTCTTTTGCTTCCTTTACAAAAAGATAAGGCTGCAAATCATGCGTCATTTCGCCTGCTTCAGCTTATGTTTTTATTTTTCGGATTGCTTGCTCTGAAGAAAGGGTTTGTCATCGTGGCTGGGCTTGCCATTGTATTTGTATTGATTACGCAAGGGAGGAAAGTAATTGATTCAGGCAGAAAAAAAGCGTTGGTTCATTGA
- a CDS encoding class I SAM-dependent RNA methyltransferase, whose protein sequence is MNRQVTLIATAAMGLESVVAREVKQLGYQDVTVDNGRVLFQADPSAIARCNLWLRTADRIKVLVGEFKATTFDELFEQTKDLPWETYIQENGEFPVIGKSVKSTLYSVPDCQRIVKKAVVERLKKKYGIASWLDELGPRHRIEVAILKDTVSLTLDTSGTGLHKRGYRVGQGEAPIKETLAASLVLLTNWRPEFPLHDPFCGSGTIAIEAALIGQNIAPGFNREFDAENWHWIKSDIWEKALEEAEDLANYDQELHISGSDIDHKMIDIAKQNSMESGLGELIDWKQMQVSDWNPRLHNGYMITNPPYGERLGDRPEVEKAYRQLGGIMQENPTWSGYILTSHEGFESCYGKQATKKRKLFNGFIKTDYYQYFGKHI, encoded by the coding sequence ATGAACAGGCAAGTGACCCTGATTGCAACAGCTGCAATGGGCTTAGAATCTGTTGTAGCACGTGAAGTGAAGCAGCTGGGCTATCAAGACGTAACAGTAGACAACGGAAGAGTGCTGTTCCAGGCAGATCCGTCGGCTATTGCACGCTGTAATTTATGGCTTCGGACAGCTGACCGAATTAAAGTGCTTGTCGGAGAGTTTAAAGCAACTACTTTTGATGAACTTTTTGAACAAACAAAGGATTTACCTTGGGAGACGTATATACAAGAAAATGGCGAGTTCCCAGTTATCGGAAAAAGCGTCAAGTCCACGCTATACAGCGTTCCTGACTGCCAGCGTATTGTGAAGAAAGCTGTCGTTGAACGGTTAAAGAAAAAATACGGTATTGCATCCTGGCTTGACGAATTAGGTCCTCGTCACCGTATTGAAGTTGCCATTTTGAAAGATACAGTAAGTTTGACATTGGATACGAGCGGTACTGGCTTGCATAAACGCGGCTATCGTGTCGGACAAGGCGAGGCGCCAATCAAAGAAACATTAGCTGCATCATTGGTGCTCTTGACAAATTGGCGCCCGGAATTTCCATTGCATGACCCGTTTTGCGGCAGTGGTACGATTGCCATTGAAGCTGCTTTAATTGGTCAAAATATCGCACCAGGGTTCAACCGCGAATTTGATGCGGAAAACTGGCACTGGATTAAATCTGACATTTGGGAAAAAGCGTTAGAAGAAGCAGAAGACTTGGCGAACTACGATCAGGAACTGCATATCTCAGGATCCGATATTGATCATAAAATGATTGATATTGCGAAACAGAACAGCATGGAATCTGGCCTTGGCGAATTGATTGATTGGAAACAGATGCAAGTATCCGATTGGAATCCTAGGCTTCATAATGGCTATATGATTACCAACCCGCCGTATGGTGAACGACTCGGAGATCGTCCTGAGGTAGAAAAAGCATATCGGCAGCTTGGCGGTATCATGCAGGAAAACCCTACTTGGAGCGGTTATATCCTGACATCACATGAAGGCTTCGAATCATGTTACGGAAAACAAGCGACGAAAAAACGCAAGCTATTCAACGGTTTTATTAAGACCGACTATTATCAGTATTTTGGTAAACATATCTGA
- a CDS encoding CotD family spore coat protein: MRRRHHCPPHPVHCGTKTVVDPVMNNVQHTYSQEVIEHIHPVHTTVVNHHKVNNVHMYPHTTSFANEETCEETHLSPVHDNKPMPNPCKDCGPMPMPMQQPMPMPQQVSPEMYQQPMQQPQMAPKPKPTQKKWY; encoded by the coding sequence ATGCGCAGAAGACATCATTGCCCGCCGCATCCAGTGCACTGCGGGACGAAGACTGTCGTTGACCCTGTCATGAACAACGTACAACACACTTACTCTCAAGAGGTAATTGAGCATATACACCCTGTCCACACAACAGTGGTGAATCATCATAAAGTGAACAATGTTCATATGTACCCGCATACAACATCCTTCGCAAATGAAGAAACATGCGAAGAAACGCACCTAAGCCCTGTACACGACAACAAACCAATGCCTAATCCTTGTAAAGATTGCGGTCCGATGCCAATGCCAATGCAACAGCCAATGCCAATGCCGCAGCAAGTAAGCCCAGAAATGTACCAGCAGCCGATGCAGCAGCCGCAAATGGCTCCGAAACCAAAACCAACGCAAAAGAAATGGTATTAA
- a CDS encoding ribonuclease HI family protein: MIEVYTDGATSGNPGLSGAGIVIVYEGMRKTYSVPLGMMTNHQAEFWAIIKALEICQNDHPEAIISLRSDSQAAVQAIDKEHTKNKDFQPLLEQILQLSSGFPYFFIKWIPEKQNKAADQLAREAIRQLQ; encoded by the coding sequence TTGATCGAGGTATATACCGACGGTGCTACCAGCGGTAATCCAGGGTTAAGCGGTGCTGGTATTGTCATCGTCTATGAAGGTATGCGCAAGACGTACAGCGTTCCGCTTGGCATGATGACGAATCATCAAGCGGAGTTCTGGGCTATCATCAAAGCGCTGGAAATTTGCCAGAACGATCATCCCGAGGCGATTATCTCCTTGCGCTCTGATTCTCAGGCAGCTGTACAGGCCATTGATAAGGAGCATACAAAAAACAAGGATTTTCAGCCCCTTTTAGAGCAAATCCTACAGTTAAGCAGTGGTTTCCCCTATTTCTTCATTAAATGGATACCAGAGAAACAGAACAAAGCAGCAGATCAGCTTGCACGGGAAGCAATCCGGCAGCTTCAATGA
- a CDS encoding carboxypeptidase M32, whose protein sequence is MSDATQQYWDLIQEQKAYEEAIALMHWDLRTKAPKAGMEQRAEAIGYLSQQAHRLSTSDRLKELIDELKPSATDDILVKSLAESEKEYDRNKKIPEAEHKAYIMLQSKAESVWGEAREKGDFSLLQPYLEELVAYKKKFASYWNPNQHAYDVLLDLYEPGITMKKLDEVFPALRKSLTQLLEQIKQSPVKPDVSVLETHFSKEQQKAFTVAVLKKMGYDFDAGRLDDTIHPFEITLNSNDVRITTRYDEEDFRMAVFGTIHEGGHALYEQNISDKLAATPLAGGTSMGIHESQSLFWENFVARSEAFWKGHFEEFKTYAPASLQEIDFAAFYQAVNEVKASYIRIEADELTYALHIMIRYELEKALFKDEITVAELPEIWNKKMKEYLGIVPESDAQGVLQDIHWSGGDFGYFPSYALGYMYAAQFNKKMRESLDTDSLIEAGDFAPIKQWLTEQIHQYGKAKKPLELLQDVTGEGLNADYLVTYLTEKYSKIYQL, encoded by the coding sequence ATGTCAGATGCAACACAGCAATATTGGGACTTAATACAGGAACAGAAAGCCTACGAAGAAGCAATAGCCCTTATGCATTGGGATTTGCGTACGAAGGCACCTAAAGCCGGTATGGAACAGCGGGCTGAAGCGATTGGTTATTTATCGCAGCAAGCACACCGCCTGTCTACATCTGACAGACTGAAAGAACTGATTGATGAACTGAAGCCAAGTGCAACGGATGATATTTTAGTGAAATCTTTGGCAGAAAGCGAAAAAGAATACGACCGTAATAAGAAAATCCCTGAAGCCGAGCATAAAGCCTATATTATGCTGCAATCAAAAGCGGAATCTGTGTGGGGAGAGGCGAGAGAAAAAGGCGACTTTAGCTTGCTTCAGCCTTATTTGGAAGAACTCGTTGCCTACAAAAAGAAATTCGCTTCGTACTGGAACCCTAATCAGCATGCTTATGATGTGCTTTTAGATCTTTATGAGCCAGGTATTACAATGAAGAAGCTTGATGAGGTATTCCCAGCGCTGAGAAAATCACTGACACAATTGCTGGAGCAGATTAAACAATCACCTGTGAAGCCGGATGTGAGCGTGCTGGAAACACACTTCTCCAAGGAGCAGCAAAAAGCATTTACCGTGGCTGTCTTGAAAAAAATGGGATATGACTTTGATGCGGGGCGACTGGATGACACGATTCATCCTTTCGAAATTACGCTGAATTCTAATGATGTCCGAATTACAACGCGATATGATGAAGAAGACTTCCGAATGGCTGTGTTTGGTACCATTCATGAAGGCGGGCATGCACTGTATGAACAAAATATCAGTGATAAATTAGCAGCTACACCGTTAGCTGGAGGCACGAGCATGGGAATCCATGAATCACAGTCTTTATTCTGGGAGAATTTCGTTGCGAGAAGTGAAGCATTTTGGAAAGGGCATTTCGAGGAATTTAAGACATACGCTCCTGCATCTCTGCAGGAAATCGATTTTGCTGCTTTCTATCAGGCGGTTAATGAAGTTAAAGCTTCTTACATTCGCATAGAAGCAGACGAATTGACTTATGCGCTGCACATCATGATTCGCTATGAATTAGAAAAAGCTTTGTTTAAAGATGAAATTACGGTTGCAGAGCTTCCAGAGATATGGAATAAGAAGATGAAAGAGTATCTTGGCATAGTACCGGAAAGTGATGCACAAGGCGTTCTGCAGGATATCCACTGGTCCGGCGGTGATTTCGGCTATTTCCCATCCTACGCTTTAGGCTATATGTATGCAGCGCAATTTAATAAAAAAATGCGAGAATCTCTGGATACAGACAGCTTAATAGAAGCAGGAGACTTTGCACCGATTAAACAATGGCTTACAGAGCAAATTCATCAATACGGAAAAGCGAAGAAACCCTTGGAATTGCTGCAAGATGTTACAGGCGAAGGATTGAACGCAGATTATCTTGTCACTTACTTGACGGAAAAATACAGCAAGATCTATCAACTATAA
- a CDS encoding glycosyltransferase produces the protein MFALLISIICLLLLQLIWNLYNSRTFPQASQHVPAPSKQRLSVLIPARNEEATIGRLLESLIDQQAYIKEILVLDDHSNDQTATIVRQYAHKLPLTLLCGKELPPGWTGKNYACQQLGENATGEWLLFLDADVTLEAKGLQRLQRYLDGRFKMVSAFPRQRVHTFMEKMLVPFMLFLVICHLPIKQVQRSDDPKFAAAHGAFICIHKQSYQNAGRHAAIKSAIVDDMALMRLMKQAKSPVALLRGEQFASMRMYEKNAEVWLGFRKNIFSGTGNNIFLTLFICLLYSVLYIIPVVSAIIGIVNGDMQTVLMAAAAYALGVLINYHIAFQAGIQRWLCFLHPLACSFFILLAFDAIRIHWRGEGYEWKGRRYYQ, from the coding sequence ATGTTTGCTTTATTAATTTCAATCATATGCTTGCTCCTTCTGCAGCTGATCTGGAATCTCTATAATAGTCGAACTTTCCCACAAGCATCTCAACATGTTCCAGCGCCAAGCAAGCAGCGATTGAGTGTGCTCATCCCTGCACGAAATGAAGAAGCAACCATTGGCCGGCTGCTGGAGAGTTTGATTGACCAGCAAGCTTACATAAAAGAAATACTGGTCTTGGATGACCATTCTAATGATCAGACCGCAACGATTGTTCGTCAATATGCGCATAAATTGCCTTTAACGCTGCTTTGTGGAAAAGAGCTCCCTCCTGGCTGGACAGGAAAGAATTATGCCTGCCAGCAGCTCGGCGAAAACGCGACGGGGGAGTGGCTTTTATTTTTGGATGCAGATGTGACCCTGGAAGCGAAAGGACTTCAGCGGCTGCAGCGTTATTTGGATGGCAGATTTAAGATGGTTTCAGCCTTTCCGAGACAGCGTGTTCATACGTTTATGGAGAAAATGCTTGTTCCTTTTATGCTTTTTTTAGTGATATGCCATTTACCAATCAAACAAGTGCAAAGAAGTGACGATCCTAAATTTGCAGCCGCTCATGGTGCTTTTATTTGTATTCACAAGCAAAGCTATCAAAATGCGGGAAGGCATGCCGCTATAAAATCTGCTATTGTCGATGACATGGCCTTGATGCGCTTGATGAAACAAGCAAAATCCCCGGTTGCCTTGCTTCGAGGGGAACAATTTGCCAGTATGCGGATGTATGAAAAGAATGCTGAGGTTTGGCTTGGATTTCGGAAAAACATCTTTTCCGGAACTGGCAACAATATTTTCTTAACGTTATTTATTTGTCTTCTTTATAGTGTGCTGTATATAATCCCGGTTGTATCCGCAATTATTGGTATCGTGAATGGTGATATGCAGACAGTGTTAATGGCTGCAGCTGCTTATGCACTCGGAGTACTGATTAACTATCATATTGCTTTTCAAGCAGGAATACAGAGATGGCTCTGTTTTCTTCACCCGCTTGCATGCAGCTTCTTCATCTTACTCGCGTTCGATGCCATACGTATTCATTGGCGAGGGGAAGGATACGAATGGAAAGGCAGGAGATATTATCAATGA